In Dermacentor variabilis isolate Ectoservices chromosome 11, ASM5094787v1, whole genome shotgun sequence, one genomic interval encodes:
- the LOC142564504 gene encoding uncharacterized protein LOC142564504, whose amino-acid sequence MSSSMFQLAINIQRYSSLTNEGTACPSEQDIAAEGNFRLWDEKLVQGLRLRVQGSPRTEQESWHAITDHIHVFSAFLVTTNEHAIHITSLVRSHETKGNGAPILHPPLVCIIRTSKKTIAFKAHIRLVWTYYNPSFRNALILCPPPKKAFSQDEDIGVAVAAQHSRARSLRWLRLHRPPQKSPEKCCVVCVRPLFGAISLWKVVEFIAHYRAVGATSFYFYDLNVTSDLKLLVSRMQSLGVDLTFIPFKLIMDTTVEHAHVHAHGQMPALYDCIFRSLSKMEHHVHVDIDELMVPMPNFSMPAMVEEAERITNRSFGSVRVPSRYHCLEYPQNTQYTSRGLLPLQTRLSVYHSGDIKDAGFTKYIARSRLVCEAAVHEVLRHCARNIRLFFDSYKPYIRHYRQCCRFAESSHYARVGHFWNYTSLSAHTSFMEFSARIERDPVVRTLMRVNMNCSCDRRCFPQRY is encoded by the exons ATGTCCTCGTCCATGTTTCAACTGGCCATCAACATTCAGAGGTACAGTTCTCTCACTAATGAAG GGACGGCCTGTCCAAGCGAGCAGGACATTGCAGCGGAGGGGAACTTCCGTTTGTGGGACGAAAAGCTCGTGCAAGGTCTCCGTCTTCGTGTTCAAGGATCTCCGAGGACGGAGCAAGAGTCGTGGCACGCCATCACAGACCACATCCACGTCTTTTCCGCGTTCCTGGTCACCACTAACGAGCACGCCATTCACATCACCAGCCTCGTGCGAAGCCACGAGACAAAAGGAAATGGCGCTCCCATCCTACACCCACCTCTGGTGTGCATCATTCGGACCTCCAAGAAGACCATCGCGTTCAAAGCCCACATCCGGCTGGTGTGGACCTATTATAATCCCAGCTTTAGGAACGCCCTGATACTGTGCCCACCACCGAAGAAAGCATTTTCCCAGGATGAGGACATAGGAGTGGCAGTCGCAGCACAACATTCCCGTGCGCGTTCATTGCGGTGGCTTCGACTGCATCGGCCGCCACAGAAATCCCCAGAGAAGTGTTGCGTCGTATGTGTTAGGCCTCTATTCGGTGCCATAAGCCTGTGGAAGGTCGTTGAATTCATTGCACATTACCGGGCCGTGGGAGCGACAAGTTTCTACTTTTACGACCTGAATGTGACCTCGGACCTGAAGCTTCTTGTCTCCAGGATGCAATCCTTGGGAGTCGATCTGACCTTCATCCCTTTCAAGCTTATTATGGACACTACTGTCGAACACGCTCACGTTCACGCTCACGGCCAGATGCCCGCTCTGTACGACTGCATATTCCGGTCCTTGTCCAAAATGGAGCACCACGTGCACGTCGACATCGACGAGCTCATGGTTCCGATGCCGAATTTCAGCATGCCGGCCATGGTAGAGGAGGCGGAGCGCATTACTAATCGTTCTTTCGGAAGCGTTCGGGTGCCTAGCAGGTATCATTGCCTCGAATATCCTCAAAACACGCAATACACAAGCCGCGGACTCTTGCCCCTTCAAACGAGGCTGTCTGTCTATCATTCCGGGGACATAAAAGACGCGGGGTTCACGAAGTACATCGCTCGCTCGAGGTTAGTGTGCGAGGCGGCGGTTCATGAAGTGCTGAGGCACTGTGCACGAAACATCCGGTTATTTTTCGATAGCTACAAGCCCTACATCAGGCATTACAGGCAGTGCTGCCGTTTCGCTGAGTCGAGCCATTATGCCAGGGTCGGTCACTTTTGGAACTACACTAGCCTGTCTGCTCATACATCATTTATGGAGTTCTCGGCGCGTATTGAACGGGATCCTGTAGTGAGGACACTAATGCGTGTAAATATGAATTGTTCGTGTGACCGACGTTGTTTTCCTCAACGCTACTAA